Within Rhododendron vialii isolate Sample 1 chromosome 12a, ASM3025357v1, the genomic segment ttccaatttttcaggttaagatAGACATCAAGTTGTGGACTGAATGGGGTGCTAGAATAACCGTGGAGAATAGTGTGTAGCCTAATgatttgtaattattatatttGTACACCTAGAAGCtctgggattatgttatttattctacgcttccgcaTACTTGAATTCTATTGCTTAAAATGACGCCGATgttagaaatccctaaactagaatatgagcaggccttcggcggcttaacacccgcttggccggtcacgacttCCAGGGTCGATTTTAGGTCGTGACAACCACACCCATCACCACTGTGTATCcggaattttcaaaaaaaattctccgaCGTAGTCGGATACACATTTCTGAAAAATTTAGAcaatttcatattttaaaacttgaaaatgtttacaaaattcAAATTCTAATACCCAAACACTTTATAACGCATCTTGAAGATGCGtcatgtattttttattttttttgaaaatgcagATTCTGACTGTTAAAAACACAAATTCCGAATGCGTCATGCTTCGTATAACGCATTTTGCTAATGTGCGATGGAACTGGGTTCATAGGCGAAAAAATGCGAGTCGACGAATGAATCTGAATTTTTCTAGGGCTTTTTCTTGACGAATGAATCTGCGGTCGATTCGTAAGGCCTCGAAAACGAGGAGAACGGTGAAGGGGAGGAAGAGCAAGACGGGCCACCATCTCAGTAGTTCCTTGAGGAATTGCTGTGCCAACTCGTTCTTGCCTcgtgatttcttgttttttctgtGGACTCTGCAGACTCGGGGCTTCGTTTTTCCGGCGACGTCATCGGAGTCGTAATCAGAGAGGGAAATTGGTATGCTGTTGTTGAACATTGGGGAGGGCGATCGATATCACTGTGATGTCGACTGTTTCTTGTACAGTGGGAGGTGGGTTGGGGAAGAAGAGTAGGGAGGAAGATGATAAGATGACCTTTGACATTCTAAAACGAAGTCATTTCATTGGGggtgtttttgtttatttttttaaagggcatttttgttcGAAAGTGATTAATTTTAGAACAGGCTACGTATAGAAAATTTATGGTTGTAAATAACTCGGCAGTTCACAATACTTGCGGAGATCAGCATCTTCCTTTGCAAATGAATTTTATAAACCACGTCGCTAGTAATCGACAAAGAAAAACGGCGtcgcttagagcatctccaatccatctccatttcctccaaaatagagtatggatgtaacacattgaggggagattttgtaatttattccattttttcttcactttttgtactttttgggagaatttttgagggacccatcgtcctttttagagtttggaagaattttgtactctaaatttacttttgatcctccatttttagaggaccgaatttacttttggaggaccaaactctaaaaaggacggtgggtcccttaaaaattctttcaaaaactacaaaaagtgaaaaaaaagagagagtaaattataaaatctctccctcaatatgtcacatccattctctattttggagaaatagagttGGATTGGCGATGTTCTAACAAACACCCGACCGGAAAACAGAACCCTAACGCAGAATAGGAGTGATAAAAGCTAGTAAATGAAAccctgaagagagagagagagagagagagagagtacgagAATGGCGATTTCAGGAGATCTGAGGGTGTGCGCAACATTGGGCTCTTACCCTACGCACCCTCTTCGAAGCGCTTTGGCCCCTTCAAAGGTCTAAATTCTTCTCCATTTTCAGTTCACTATCTCTATAGATTGTTTTATACTTCACCTAATTTACTATTCAATTACTCGCTTGATCGTCATTTCGAATTCTATGTTAGCTTACCAGCTGATTTGGGGttatgggttttggatttttcgATAACCTGTCTGAGTTTCCAATGCTGAATTTCTTTGCCAAATATAGTTTCATGATATGGGTTGCCTAccgaaatgaaaagaaatagaTTGGCGTGCTTTGTATACATAATTAGGTGTATCTAGTCTTTAAATAGTTTTTCGCTTGTGCATTTTCCCTTTTGTGGCACTCATTTTTTGTATTTCTCGCTTTTGACCTCTTCAGTAGGGCCCTCCGCTCCGTTATTCTACGCTCACACTCTCAATCCTCGTTCTTGCAAATTTTAGTACTTTAGGGTTTTTAAAAGGCATTTGCACGCCCACACTTGCGCATCTGCTCAAGCACGCGCacgcgcattatgtgacttaggtcgTAACTTGTGGCACCACCAGAAAATTCAATAGTTGGTTGGTAGCTGAagctgttaattttttttgtcaaatcttTGGACGTCatatttacgtttttttttatggtttttaACTAGAAGTCAGTTGTTTGCTCAATGAAGGTTCCTTATCAATTTGTTTGTTAACACTGATTACTGATTAGGCAGATGAAAATATAGCCCTTTGATGCCTCCTTTCTAAGATCTCTTACGATCTCCAAGCATTAGTCCATAACCCGTTCTTTGAATTAAGCCGAAATTCTGTGTGAAAACAACTTAAACCCATCGCCATCCTTTTACCCATACCTAGGGGTGGGAAGTTTGGCGCGACTCAATATCATAATCTATATCATAATTCATAACTTGAACAGGAAACGAGATTAGTGGGTTAGGGTTTGCCTTTTGTTGACATGAATATGAttatgacacgacacgataacaTAGATAATAAACAAGTTGGGTTAGGGTCAAACCCAAGTAACTAGAAGTAACTGGAGGTACCCATGGTTTATTCCATTATTGATTTTAACAACATTTCAAATTGGGTTGTAGGGATTTGATAAGTGATACGTGACTTCTTTCAGCGAAACAAAATTATGTAAATTTCTGTTTTTGGGGTTAATATTgcattttgtttcaaatttgaGGTTGATATGATCATTTTAACTGCTCTTTAGTCAATCTAGTTAgggaaaataacatacaaaatAGGTATCACTCTTGAAACATAGAAATATTTTTATGAGAATCTTCATACCTAAAAGGGATTGGTTTGATGAAGTTAGCTCTTGAGAggaatttttttatcaactaaCTCCAtatatttgatatttttattaTAGATTAATCTTTTGCCATGACACCGTAACACGACACGGACGAAAAACGACACAAGGCAATAAACGCCAACAAATGAAAGGAccgggttagggttgagagaaTCTTGACAAGAACCCTCGATGACACGACATGGCACGATGCCCATCCCTACCCAAAACCCATAGCAAAATGAGTTTTGCTAATTTCTGTGCCCAAATCAAGGGATAGCCTTTTTATTTACTCCAATTCCAGACTTCCCAAACATGAAACTTgtcatattttaattttctgcttcTACCGTTTACGAATTTACTCAATTCATACCTTCCACTCAGATTGTCATAAATTTGGTTGGAATTTTGAGTAAGGATTGTAGTCGTTCCTTGCCAAAAAATGGTAAAGGTTACCGTTTTTCCTCCTTACCACAGCACTTATCGGTGTTCATTCTTCCAAGGTTTTAAAGGAGCTTCCTGAAATAGTAGGATAGAGGCCGGAGCTGTCTAAAAATGGTCACATGGTaagacaaaagaaagaaaagattaacaaaagaaaggaaataataTATGCAACATTCATAGTTTGTTTGGGAAtataacaaaagaaagaaaggattaGATAAGACAACGAAATAGAAGTGCAAAGAAGAGTGAGATGCATGAAGGGTCTAAGTTCGAGATTTCAATCGCATGGATGGCAGTAGTGTAGCTGGGCTATTTGTACTATTGAAGGAGCCTTATCAAGTAAAGACAGGGTGAGGGCTGATAGAATAGCACGCGGAATCGGATTTGATTAGCCTTGCTCTTGCCAAGTTGCTCCTCTTAGCTCCCTTTTGCCAAATAGTTTGCTaaaccaaaccagaccaaatagAGCCTTGAGTCCCACTCAATTACGGTCAGCTATATGAACCGATGGCTGTGTCAGCTAAAACTACCATCGCTAATGCCAATTCATTCTACCCATGCACTGTTGCCCTCAACTGTAGCCATATCACTGCTCCTAACCACCCTATTGGTCGATCTGCGATAGACACGTCCAAACAATCTTAATCTACTTTCTCTCATCTTATCTTCTATCAGGCCCCCTACCATTCCGCGAATGTTCTTGTATCTATCTCAAATTTCTCATTTTAGATACACTCATCTTGCTTGTGCACTATTTATTTGTAACCCAACACTTCGTTCTGTATAACATGGCAGGCCTTATAGGCTATAGCAGTATGGTAATTGCTATTTTTTGAGTATATGGACCTGGGATTTGATATAGAATCAGAGAAAGGAAGTGATGTAGAGGCAAGTACCAATTGACACGGTTTTCACTTATGAACTCTGGTTGAAACATTTGAGTGGCTTTAATGGGGTTTGATTCTTCTCTTATGCATGTAAAACTAATAGTTATGATTCGGAAAATGCTGTTTTCACTCACAAAAAGTAAGATACCATCAGTTGTGTTCACAAGAAGGTCTCTCATGCAAATGCTTAAGAAAAAGCAACTTATATAGGATGATGAAAAATGAAATAACTGCAGTTCGTGTGATATTGAAAGTTGACCATATACTGGTAGGGTGAGTGCATTTCCAATGTGCAGAAATACAGCCAGATTTATCAAGATGATCTGTTGAAACATAATCAAGAGCTTTCAAGTTTCACTTAAGGTTACGATGACATTGCATTGTAGTTCATATTATTCTTACGAAATAATAGTTCTGATGTATTCAGGTAGACTTTTCTGGTTTCCTTCGTGGAGCATCCGGTGTCTCtgatatcacaccaaaatgttcCCATGTGGTACTTGATAGCCATAGCATGCGCTGTAATTCTAAACGACCTTTTGGGATCACTGGCGAGTATAAGCTGTCCCCCAATTCCGTTAGCCCAGAAACGGAAAGCTTTCTCCTTAATGTCGTAAGCATGAGTTTCTTTGAACGCTTAAACTTGGCCTGGAAAATAATGTTCCCAACACCAACATCTAGAAGGAAGTCTAATGCAAATGTTGCCAAGCAACGATTGAAGATGATTCTCTTCTCTGACCGGTGTGCAGTTAGTGAGGAAGCAAAGCAGAAGATAGTGAGCAACATTGTGAATGTTCTATCAGATTTTGTGGAGATAGAGTCACAAGATAAAGTTCAGCTTAGTGTCTCTACTGAATCAGACGTTGGAACTATTTATTCTGTCTCAGTTCCCGTCCGGCGGGTAAAACCAGAGTATCAAGGTGATGATGAGATTGGATCCATAACGAATATAGAGTACAAAGATAGTGGTGAAACGTCTGGTTCTGTTGATGTCAAGTTTGATTTCTATGTTCCGGATTAAAATTTCAGTGATTTTGATGTGCGAAATATGGTGATGCCTGATCCTCATCTGGAAAAGCATGAAATTACTTATTGTGTTGGACAGATATTCAGGCTTTTAGCCATTCTGGCAAAGTACTAGGGTTGTATATGTTTTTGCTGTTAGGTGATTGATGAATTTGCTAGCACTGACATTTACTCAAAATGGTGATTATATCGacatatatgatgcttagataATATGGATAGCCGATACATACATGCATATACTGATATAATTGCACACAAACATATATCTTTCTTATGCGGACAAAGGCTACTAAATTTGCTTTTCTGGTTTAATATAGTACTATTTTGTAATCTTGTTACTATATGGTATGTGCTGCATGGCATGCCCTTCTCCAATCATGTATGTAAAATACGTACTTGTTCATTGGTTCACACTCATATGCTTTCATAAACAAACCGAGTTTACATCAATGTGTGCATGCTCAAAGAGCACACAGATTTAAGCATGGTATGTGCATGcttttatggttttttttttgttttgttgtcaaTCGATAGGAAAGAtcattacatcatgtatgaattaCAAAGTACATATAACaagacactacatcaattgtgtaagagtccacgagataagcccaacaactcaaccactATAAACTCAACCTAACTACAAGCCCCCACTAGGGGAAGAAATAATCCCAACAGAAGAACACCGACACACGAGTGGGAAGACTcggaactcctgacctcctagtcagatgcaagagtcctggcCAATTGAGCTAACTCCAGTTGGTTAATTAGGGTTAAGTCTTGTAACTTATCGAATTTTGTAGAATTTCTGCAGATTCATTATGTCTCCTCAAGCGTATCCCATGTTTTCTCCTGTTAGATTTGAAGTGGCTTAGAGTGCTATATATAAGGAAGGGGGTGAGGCGTGTGATGTTTTCTTGCGTCAGCGTTGTTAGCTCATAGGCCTTCTGTTATTGGCTTGTTATTGCTTGTAACCTTATTCCCTGCTGGTAATGAAACTGGTTGATTCCTTCTGGCATTCAAGCATTGTGCAAACTACTTGGTATTGACTTGTCATTGGGTTGCTTTGCTCCAACTTTGTGGCCCACATTCTTGGTGTTGTGTGGTTGGCTTGACTAACATCTTGACTTGAGCTTTGCGGTCTTGCAAGGAGTCTTAACATAAACCATGGACTGACTTTATTGACTTGAGCTTTGCGGTCTTGCAAGGAGTCTTAACATAAACCATGGACTGGGACTGACTTGACTTGACTGGACTCTCGATTAAGAGGTCAAGAAACCTAGCATTAACAGTGGACTGGTCGTTAAAAACATCCACGAGCAGATCAGTGGTCTCCAATTTGCAGCTAATAGTTTTGGCGaatttgtattttgttgtttttcttgttgtttgGACCTTTTGGGTCATTTGTACTTTTTGGTTATGGTTATGTGTTTCCGTTTCCTAAAACAAATTCCATATCTTGCCATAAATAGCCCCTTCATTACTTGGTATATATGGGATGGAAATCTACATTTGTCCGGAGATTATCGAAACAAGTTCCCGAACGCTCTTGTCATTTGTCAACAGGAAAATAACTGAGGCAGAGTATGTGCATGAATATGGGCTATTTTTAGTGTTCTTTAGGAAAGGGAAATGAGTGGGCATGCTAGACCAAAGGCAGGTGTTGAAATGA encodes:
- the LOC131309922 gene encoding cell division topological specificity factor homolog, chloroplastic; translation: MAISGDLRVCATLGSYPTHPLRSALAPSKVDFSGFLRGASGVSDITPKCSHVVLDSHSMRCNSKRPFGITGEYKLSPNSVSPETESFLLNVVSMSFFERLNLAWKIMFPTPTSRRKSNANVAKQRLKMILFSDRCAVSEEAKQKIVSNIVNVLSDFVEIESQDKVQLSVSTESDVGTIYSVSVPVRRVKPEYQGDDEIGSITNIEYKDSGETSGSVDVKFDFYVPD